A region of Myxococcus stipitatus DSM 14675 DNA encodes the following proteins:
- a CDS encoding glutaminase, which produces MHDFQAILDEVMAAVRPVVGQGRVANYIPALASVDPSRFGMALATVDGDVFGVGDWRMPFSVQSISKVFALALTLSRDGDAIWRRVGKEPSGNPFNSLVQLEYEQGVPRNPFINAGALVMTDRLLSLTGDSRGAVRDFLRAESGNPAVDFDAVVAASEAEHGHRNAALAHFMKSYGNIENPVPLVLEHYFWQCSLSMSCADLARACGFLARHGRTAGGTRLLSRSQAKQVNAVMLTCGTYDAAGEFAYRVGLPCKSGVGGGIIAVIPNRCGLCVWGPGLDSHGNSVAGVEALDRFTTLTGLSVF; this is translated from the coding sequence ATGCACGACTTTCAGGCGATTCTCGATGAAGTGATGGCGGCGGTGCGGCCCGTGGTGGGGCAGGGGCGCGTGGCGAACTACATCCCCGCCCTGGCCTCGGTGGACCCTTCGCGCTTCGGCATGGCGCTCGCGACCGTCGACGGAGACGTCTTCGGCGTGGGGGATTGGCGCATGCCCTTCTCCGTGCAGAGCATCTCCAAGGTGTTCGCGCTCGCGCTGACGCTGTCACGCGACGGGGACGCCATCTGGCGCAGGGTGGGCAAGGAGCCCTCCGGCAATCCGTTCAACTCCCTGGTGCAGCTCGAGTACGAGCAGGGCGTGCCGCGCAACCCCTTCATCAACGCGGGGGCCCTGGTCATGACGGACCGGCTGCTCAGCCTCACGGGGGACTCGCGGGGCGCGGTGCGCGACTTCCTCCGCGCGGAGAGCGGCAACCCGGCCGTGGACTTCGATGCGGTGGTCGCCGCGTCGGAAGCGGAGCACGGCCACCGCAACGCCGCGCTCGCGCACTTCATGAAGAGCTACGGCAACATCGAGAACCCGGTGCCCCTCGTCCTGGAGCACTACTTCTGGCAATGCTCGCTGTCGATGAGCTGCGCGGACCTCGCGCGGGCGTGCGGCTTCCTCGCGAGGCATGGGCGGACGGCGGGCGGGACGCGCTTGCTCTCGCGCAGCCAGGCCAAGCAGGTCAACGCGGTGATGCTCACCTGCGGCACCTACGACGCCGCGGGAGAGTTCGCGTACCGCGTGGGCCTGCCCTGCAAGAGCGGCGTCGGAGGCGGCATCATCGCCGTCATCCCCAATCGCTGTGGCCTGTGTGTCTGGGGCCCGGGGCTCGACTCGCACGGCAACTCGGTTGCCGGTGTGGAAGCCCTGGACCGATTCACGACGCTGACCGGGCTCTCGGTGTTCTGA
- a CDS encoding 2OG-Fe(II) oxygenase encodes MSAPARVKRAVRGPSIEERLESLDWTALSSELDARGCASLGAMLTPDECSALAGLYASEAPFRSRVVMSRHGFGRGEYKYFAYPLPDVIARLRHGLYPALSSIANRWNEAMRIDTRYPETHEAYLQRCHQAEQLRPTPLLLQYGEGDYNCLHQDLYGDEVFPLQVAFLLSEPERDFTGGEFVLTEQRPRMQSRAEVVPLRQGDGVIFPVHHRPVQGTRGTYRVNMRHGVSRIRAGHRHTVGIIFHDAR; translated from the coding sequence ATGAGCGCACCGGCGCGTGTGAAGCGGGCGGTGCGAGGGCCCTCCATCGAGGAGCGGCTGGAGTCACTCGACTGGACGGCCCTTTCCTCCGAGCTGGACGCGCGAGGCTGTGCGAGCCTGGGCGCGATGTTGACGCCTGACGAGTGCTCGGCGCTCGCCGGGCTCTACGCGTCGGAGGCGCCGTTCCGCAGTCGCGTCGTCATGTCGAGGCACGGCTTCGGGCGAGGGGAGTACAAGTACTTCGCCTATCCGCTCCCCGACGTCATCGCGCGGTTGCGACACGGGCTCTATCCGGCCCTGTCCTCCATCGCGAACCGGTGGAACGAAGCGATGCGCATCGACACGCGCTATCCGGAGACCCACGAGGCCTATCTCCAGCGGTGCCATCAAGCCGAGCAGCTCCGGCCCACCCCGTTGCTGCTCCAGTACGGCGAGGGGGACTACAACTGCCTCCACCAGGACCTCTACGGCGACGAGGTGTTTCCCCTCCAGGTGGCCTTCCTCCTGTCGGAGCCGGAGCGCGACTTCACGGGAGGCGAGTTCGTGCTCACCGAGCAGCGCCCGCGCATGCAGTCCCGCGCGGAGGTGGTGCCCCTGCGTCAGGGGGATGGCGTCATCTTCCCCGTCCACCATCGGCCCGTGCAGGGAACGCGCGGCACCTATCGCGTCAACATGCGCCACGGCGTCAGCCGCATCCGCGCCGGGCATCGCCACACCGTGGGCATCATCTTCCACGACGCCCGCTGA
- a CDS encoding PQQ-dependent sugar dehydrogenase: MRAFLTTVACSTLLSFAGTAQGQAARKPTDQRGNLAPDRAAGSQQSVPLEEPTPTGAPVETAPPNVPEFKPAFAGQTRAPAVKTRTALQVTEVASGFNHPWAIAFLPDRRMLVTEKPTGKLFIVTPQGKKSAPIEGLPPVDGRNQGGLLDVEVGPDSATSGLIYWSYYEPREGGNGLAVARAKLVDGAKPRIEGLKVIFRMQPTLESTLHAGGRLVFTPDGLLFITLGERSVMEGRVQARDLKSDFGKIVRIRPDGSIPQDNPFVGRKDARPEIWSLGHRNVLSAALDSRHRLWEVEMGPRGGDELNLVEAGKDYGWPTIGYGEEYSGARIHKSTQGPGMEQPVYYWDPVISPSGMTIYSGDLFPEWKGNVFIGGLSSQALVRLVLKNDRVVGEERLLLDQDSRIREVVQGPEGALYLLTDERNGRLLKVTPR; the protein is encoded by the coding sequence ATGCGCGCATTCCTGACGACCGTGGCCTGTTCGACTCTTCTGTCCTTCGCGGGGACCGCGCAGGGGCAAGCGGCTCGGAAACCCACGGACCAGCGTGGCAACCTGGCCCCGGACCGGGCCGCTGGCAGTCAGCAGTCAGTCCCCCTGGAGGAGCCGACGCCCACTGGCGCGCCCGTCGAGACGGCGCCTCCCAACGTGCCCGAGTTCAAGCCGGCCTTCGCGGGCCAGACGCGCGCGCCCGCCGTGAAGACTCGCACCGCCCTCCAAGTCACCGAGGTGGCCTCCGGCTTCAACCACCCCTGGGCCATCGCGTTCCTGCCGGACCGGCGCATGCTGGTGACGGAGAAGCCGACCGGGAAGCTCTTCATCGTCACCCCGCAGGGCAAGAAGTCCGCGCCCATCGAGGGCCTTCCGCCCGTGGATGGCCGTAACCAGGGCGGGTTGCTCGATGTCGAGGTGGGGCCGGACTCCGCGACCAGCGGCCTCATCTACTGGAGCTATTACGAGCCTCGCGAGGGCGGCAACGGGCTGGCGGTGGCGCGCGCGAAGCTGGTGGACGGCGCGAAGCCCCGCATCGAGGGGCTGAAGGTCATCTTCCGCATGCAGCCGACGCTCGAATCGACGCTGCACGCGGGAGGCCGGCTCGTCTTCACTCCGGACGGCCTGCTGTTCATCACGCTCGGCGAGCGCTCCGTGATGGAGGGCCGCGTCCAGGCGCGTGACTTGAAGAGCGACTTCGGAAAGATTGTCCGCATCCGTCCGGATGGCTCGATTCCCCAGGACAACCCTTTCGTGGGCCGCAAGGACGCGCGGCCTGAAATCTGGTCGCTGGGCCATCGCAATGTCTTGTCCGCGGCGCTCGACAGCCGTCATCGCCTCTGGGAGGTGGAGATGGGGCCGCGCGGGGGCGACGAGCTCAACCTCGTCGAGGCGGGCAAGGACTACGGCTGGCCGACCATCGGCTATGGCGAGGAGTACTCGGGCGCGCGCATCCACAAGTCCACGCAGGGGCCGGGCATGGAGCAGCCCGTGTATTACTGGGACCCGGTGATTTCGCCCTCGGGCATGACCATCTACTCGGGGGACCTCTTCCCGGAGTGGAAGGGCAACGTCTTCATCGGCGGCCTGTCCAGCCAGGCGCTGGTGCGGCTGGTCCTCAAGAACGACCGCGTCGTGGGAGAGGAGCGGTTGCTCCTGGACCAGGACTCGCGCATCCGCGAAGTCGTCCAGGGCCCCGAGGGCGCGCTCTACCTGCTCACCGACGAGCGCAACGGACGGCTGCTCAAGGTGACGCCGCGCTGA
- a CDS encoding ion transporter — protein MSRPSEQSPAGGFRARLHTVIFEADTPAGKAFDVALLWVIVFSVAAVMLESVASVRVRYATALSVAEWAFTIIFALEYVLRLVAVRRPLDYMRSFFGVVDLMAILPSFLSVIFPGAQTLLVIRVLRLLRVFRVLKLGHLLGQAEVLMTALRASRAKITVFLGVVLSIAVIMGALMYMVEGERHGFDSIPRSMYWAIVTMTTVGFGDITPKTVLGQFIASVLMIMGYGILAVPTGIVSVELAKASHVSLDTQACPGCGKQGHDLDARYCKACGTVLDWAVSRSESR, from the coding sequence GTGTCCAGGCCTTCCGAGCAGAGCCCCGCGGGCGGATTCCGTGCCCGCCTCCATACCGTCATCTTCGAGGCCGATACCCCCGCGGGGAAGGCGTTCGATGTGGCCCTGCTGTGGGTCATCGTCTTCAGCGTCGCGGCGGTGATGCTGGAGAGCGTGGCCTCCGTCCGTGTGCGGTACGCCACGGCGCTGAGCGTGGCGGAGTGGGCCTTCACCATCATCTTCGCGCTGGAGTACGTGCTGCGGCTCGTGGCGGTCCGCAGGCCGCTGGACTACATGCGCAGCTTCTTCGGGGTGGTGGACCTGATGGCCATCCTGCCCTCGTTCCTGAGCGTCATCTTTCCGGGGGCGCAGACGCTGTTGGTGATTCGGGTGCTGCGTCTGCTGCGTGTCTTCCGGGTGCTGAAGCTGGGGCACCTGTTGGGGCAGGCGGAGGTGCTGATGACGGCGCTTCGCGCGAGCCGGGCGAAGATCACCGTGTTCCTGGGCGTGGTGCTGAGCATCGCCGTCATCATGGGGGCGCTCATGTACATGGTGGAGGGAGAGCGGCACGGCTTCGACAGCATTCCCCGCTCCATGTACTGGGCCATCGTGACGATGACGACGGTGGGCTTCGGCGACATCACCCCGAAGACGGTGCTGGGTCAGTTCATCGCGTCGGTGTTGATGATCATGGGCTACGGCATCCTCGCGGTGCCCACGGGCATCGTGTCCGTGGAGCTGGCGAAGGCCTCACACGTGAGCCTGGACACCCAGGCGTGTCCAGGCTGTGGCAAGCAGGGGCACGACCTGGATGCGCGCTACTGCAAGGCGTGCGGGACGGTGCTGGATTGGGCCGTCTCGAGGTCCGAGTCGCGGTGA
- a CDS encoding efflux RND transporter permease subunit, with protein MKFAHFFVDRPIFAAVLSVLLLIGGGLSLVQLPLAEYPAVSPPTVVVSAAYPGANPSVIAETVAAPLEQAINGVEGMLYMSSQSTTDGRVALTITFGMEVDADTATVQVQNRVARAIPRLPAEVQRLGVMTEKTSPDMLLVVHLVSPDGKLDPLYLSNYAVLQVKDVLQRVSGVGGVGVWGAGEYSMRVWLDPQLLAARNLTASDVVGAIREQNVQVAAGVVGQQPDERSAFQLTVTTQGRLTDEEQFRDIVVKVGEAGQVTRLRDVARVELGASNYSVRARLDGKPAVAIGINQASGSNALDVSAGIRARMEELSKAFPEGMEYRIVYDPTLFVRASISNVVQTLAEAVVLVVLVVLLFLQTWRASVIPLAAVPVSLVGTAAVMQMMGFSLNTLSLFGLVLSIGIVVDDAIVVVENVERHIEQGSSPKEAARKAMTEVTGPIIAITSVLSAVFIPTAFLGGLTGQFYRQFALTIAISTILSAFNSLTLSPALAGVLLRGHHGPKDGLTRFMEKAFGGWLFRPFNRFFDKASAGYVSLVRRVVRISVVALAIYVGLLGLTWLGFKKVPAGFVPMQDKYYLVGLAQLPPASSLERTDAVVKEMSDLMLKEQGVANVVAFTGLSINGFVSSPNSAVVFAILDDFEKRKSPDLSANAIAGRLQGKLGGIEEGFAAVFPPPPVPGMGTLAGFKLQVEDRAGLGPEALYSATQALVQKASTDPSLTGLMTTFEINVPQLHADVDRVKAKQQGVPLSSVFETLQIQLGSLYVNDFNRFGRTYQVNVQADAKHRMESDDIGRLQVRNEQGGMVPLASLVEVGPSFGPDQVLRYNGYPAADINGAAAPGVSTGQAVAAMERLAAETLPAGMTFEWTDLTYQEKQAGSEGLFVFPLAILLAFLILAAQYNSWTLPLAVLLTVPLALLSALAGVWFVDGDNNIFTQIGLVVLVGLAAKNAILIVEFAKAQEDEGMGVVQAALEACRLRLRPILMTSIAFIMGVVPLALATGAGAEMRQAMGVAVFAGMLGVTLFGLVLTPIFYIVIRKLALRGEERPPAEVPAGMSGAGGH; from the coding sequence GTGAAGTTCGCGCACTTTTTCGTCGACCGGCCCATCTTCGCGGCCGTGTTGTCCGTGCTGCTGCTGATAGGCGGCGGCTTGTCCCTGGTGCAGTTGCCCCTGGCTGAGTATCCCGCCGTGTCGCCGCCCACCGTGGTGGTGAGCGCGGCCTATCCCGGCGCGAACCCCTCCGTCATCGCGGAGACGGTGGCCGCGCCGCTCGAGCAGGCCATCAACGGCGTGGAGGGCATGCTCTACATGTCCTCGCAGTCCACCACCGACGGTCGGGTGGCGTTGACCATCACCTTCGGCATGGAGGTGGACGCCGATACCGCGACGGTGCAGGTGCAGAACCGCGTGGCGCGAGCGATTCCGCGCCTCCCGGCGGAGGTGCAGCGGCTGGGCGTCATGACGGAGAAGACGAGCCCGGACATGCTGCTGGTGGTGCACCTGGTCTCCCCGGACGGGAAGCTGGATCCGCTCTACCTCTCCAACTACGCGGTGCTTCAAGTGAAGGACGTGCTCCAGCGCGTCTCGGGCGTGGGCGGCGTGGGGGTGTGGGGCGCGGGTGAGTACAGCATGCGCGTCTGGTTGGACCCGCAGCTGTTGGCCGCGCGCAACCTCACCGCGAGCGACGTGGTGGGCGCCATCCGCGAGCAGAACGTGCAGGTGGCCGCGGGTGTGGTGGGGCAGCAGCCGGATGAGCGCTCCGCCTTCCAGCTCACCGTCACGACGCAGGGCCGGCTCACGGACGAGGAGCAGTTCCGCGACATCGTGGTCAAGGTGGGCGAGGCCGGACAGGTGACCCGGCTGCGCGACGTGGCGCGGGTGGAGCTGGGCGCGAGCAACTACTCGGTGCGCGCCCGGTTGGATGGAAAGCCCGCGGTGGCCATCGGCATCAACCAGGCCTCGGGCTCCAACGCGCTGGACGTGTCCGCGGGCATCCGCGCTCGGATGGAAGAGCTGAGCAAGGCCTTCCCGGAGGGCATGGAGTACCGCATCGTCTACGACCCGACCCTTTTCGTCCGCGCGTCCATCTCCAACGTGGTGCAGACGTTGGCGGAGGCGGTGGTGCTGGTCGTGCTGGTGGTGCTGCTCTTCCTCCAGACGTGGCGCGCCTCCGTCATCCCGCTGGCCGCGGTGCCCGTGTCGCTGGTGGGCACGGCGGCGGTGATGCAGATGATGGGCTTCTCGCTCAACACGCTGTCGCTCTTCGGGTTGGTGCTCTCCATCGGCATCGTGGTGGATGACGCCATCGTCGTCGTCGAGAACGTGGAGCGGCACATCGAGCAGGGCTCCAGTCCCAAGGAAGCGGCCCGCAAGGCGATGACCGAGGTGACGGGCCCCATCATCGCGATTACGTCCGTGCTGTCCGCGGTGTTCATCCCCACGGCGTTCCTGGGTGGCCTCACGGGGCAGTTCTACCGGCAGTTCGCGCTGACCATCGCCATCTCCACCATCCTCTCGGCCTTCAACTCGCTCACGCTCAGCCCGGCGCTCGCCGGAGTGCTGCTGCGCGGGCACCACGGCCCGAAGGACGGCCTCACGCGCTTCATGGAGAAGGCGTTCGGCGGCTGGCTCTTCCGTCCCTTCAACCGCTTCTTCGACAAGGCCTCCGCGGGCTACGTGTCGCTGGTGCGGCGGGTGGTGCGCATCAGCGTGGTGGCGCTGGCCATCTACGTGGGCCTGCTGGGCCTGACGTGGCTGGGCTTCAAGAAGGTCCCCGCGGGCTTCGTCCCCATGCAGGACAAGTACTACCTGGTGGGCCTGGCGCAGCTGCCTCCGGCTTCGTCGCTGGAGCGCACGGACGCGGTGGTGAAGGAGATGTCGGACCTGATGCTGAAGGAGCAGGGCGTCGCCAACGTGGTGGCCTTCACGGGCCTCTCCATCAACGGCTTCGTCAGCTCTCCCAACTCAGCGGTGGTGTTCGCCATCCTGGATGACTTCGAGAAGCGCAAGTCGCCGGACCTGTCGGCGAACGCCATCGCCGGGCGCCTCCAGGGGAAGCTGGGCGGTATCGAGGAAGGCTTCGCGGCCGTGTTCCCACCGCCTCCCGTGCCGGGCATGGGCACGCTGGCGGGCTTCAAGCTCCAGGTGGAGGACCGCGCGGGTCTGGGGCCGGAGGCGCTCTATTCGGCCACCCAGGCGTTGGTGCAGAAGGCGTCGACGGACCCGTCGCTGACGGGGTTGATGACGACCTTTGAAATCAACGTGCCGCAGCTCCATGCGGACGTGGACCGGGTGAAGGCGAAGCAGCAGGGCGTCCCGCTGAGCTCCGTCTTCGAGACGCTCCAGATTCAGCTGGGCTCGCTCTACGTGAACGACTTCAACCGCTTCGGCCGCACGTATCAGGTGAACGTGCAGGCGGACGCGAAGCACCGCATGGAGTCGGACGACATCGGCCGGCTTCAGGTGCGCAACGAGCAGGGCGGCATGGTGCCACTGGCCTCGCTGGTGGAGGTGGGGCCGTCGTTCGGTCCGGACCAGGTGCTGCGGTACAACGGGTATCCGGCGGCGGACATCAACGGCGCGGCGGCTCCGGGCGTGAGCACGGGACAGGCCGTGGCGGCGATGGAGCGGCTGGCGGCGGAGACACTGCCCGCGGGCATGACGTTCGAGTGGACGGACCTGACGTACCAGGAGAAGCAGGCAGGCAGCGAAGGACTGTTCGTCTTCCCGCTGGCCATCCTGCTGGCGTTCCTCATCCTGGCGGCGCAGTACAACAGCTGGACCTTGCCGCTGGCGGTGCTGCTGACGGTTCCGCTCGCGTTGCTGAGCGCGCTGGCCGGTGTGTGGTTCGTGGATGGGGACAACAACATCTTCACGCAGATTGGCCTGGTGGTGCTGGTGGGCCTGGCGGCGAAGAACGCCATCCTCATCGTCGAGTTCGCCAAGGCGCAGGAGGATGAAGGCATGGGGGTGGTGCAGGCGGCGCTGGAAGCGTGCCGGCTGCGTCTGCGGCCCATCCTGATGACCTCCATCGCGTTCATCATGGGTGTGGTGCCGTTGGCACTGGCCACGGGCGCGGGCGCGGAGATGCGCCAGGCGATGGGCGTGGCGGTGTTCGCGGGCATGCTCGGCGTGACGCTGTTCGGTCTGGTGCTGACGCCCATCTTCTACATCGTCATCCGGAAGCTGGCGCTGCGCGGCGAGGAGCGTCCTCCTGCGGAGGTCCCGGCGGGGATGTCGGGTGCGGGAGGTCACTGA
- a CDS encoding efflux RND transporter periplasmic adaptor subunit encodes MNWRRAAVGGALALPLVVGGLVLAKGEGADSQGGAPSAQVPATPVVAAEVLSKPVADVAEFTGVLAAVHSVELRPRVGGYIESVRFAEGGLVTAGQVLFQLDARTFEAAFARVKAELLQAEERRTLAEKRFERGEKLVAEQAISQGDFDVLVAERAESRARVESAKAAVRAAEIDLQDTRVRSPVSGRVGRALVTQGNLVSGGSANATVLTTVVSVEPYYVYFDVDEATYLRFSGTSSGARGKDGRVNSVPVRVALRGEDGFSREARLDFLDNQVSVATGTARARAVLPNPDGKLTAGLYARVRLETGAARPTILIQDQAVATDQKGRYVLVIRADQTLEQRRVELGPLEGGLRVVRGGLSAGERVVLKGLARPGMKVAPTVVAMADSEHVGGARP; translated from the coding sequence ATGAATTGGAGACGTGCAGCGGTGGGAGGGGCGTTGGCCCTCCCGCTGGTGGTGGGCGGTCTTGTCCTCGCGAAGGGCGAGGGCGCGGATTCGCAAGGCGGCGCCCCCAGCGCCCAGGTGCCCGCGACGCCCGTCGTCGCCGCGGAGGTCCTGAGCAAGCCCGTGGCGGACGTGGCCGAGTTCACCGGCGTGCTCGCGGCGGTGCACAGCGTGGAGTTGAGGCCCCGCGTGGGCGGCTACATCGAGTCGGTCCGCTTCGCCGAGGGCGGGCTCGTCACGGCCGGGCAGGTGTTGTTCCAGCTCGACGCGCGCACCTTCGAGGCGGCCTTCGCCCGGGTGAAGGCGGAGCTGCTCCAGGCCGAGGAGCGGCGGACGCTCGCGGAGAAGCGGTTCGAGCGCGGCGAGAAGCTGGTGGCCGAGCAGGCCATCTCCCAAGGCGACTTCGACGTGCTGGTGGCGGAGCGCGCGGAGTCTCGCGCCCGGGTCGAGTCCGCGAAGGCGGCGGTGCGCGCGGCGGAGATCGACCTCCAGGACACGCGCGTGCGCTCACCGGTCAGCGGCCGGGTGGGCCGGGCGCTGGTGACGCAGGGCAACCTGGTGAGCGGCGGCAGCGCCAACGCGACGGTGCTCACCACGGTCGTCTCCGTGGAGCCGTACTACGTCTACTTCGACGTGGACGAGGCGACGTACCTGCGCTTCTCGGGCACGTCGTCGGGCGCGCGCGGCAAGGATGGCCGCGTCAACTCGGTGCCCGTCCGCGTGGCGCTGCGGGGCGAGGACGGCTTCTCTCGCGAGGCCCGGCTCGACTTCCTGGACAACCAGGTGTCGGTGGCGACGGGCACGGCGCGGGCTCGGGCGGTGCTGCCGAATCCGGATGGGAAGCTGACGGCGGGGCTGTACGCGCGCGTGCGGCTGGAGACGGGCGCCGCGCGCCCCACCATCCTCATCCAGGACCAGGCGGTGGCGACGGACCAGAAGGGCCGCTACGTGCTGGTGATTCGCGCGGACCAGACGTTGGAGCAGCGGCGGGTGGAGTTGGGGCCCCTCGAGGGTGGCTTGCGCGTGGTGCGCGGCGGCCTGTCGGCGGGTGAGCGGGTGGTTCTCAAGGGGTTGGCCCGGCCGGGCATGAAGGTGGCGCCGACGGTGGTGGCCATGGCCGACTCCGAACATGTGGGAGGCGCACGGCCGTGA
- a CDS encoding 6-pyruvoyl trahydropterin synthase family protein, which produces MPRTTTLELHKEEMKFSAGHFTIFSATHRENLHGHNFTVFVALTGEVTDNGMLSDYGPLKRTIIERCHSWNETFFLPDRSPHLKLERNAKGDVLAHFNGEELRFLARDVTVLPVANVTLEELARVFGEELVGDGSAMRRDGVLKLVVKCASGPGQWSSWEWEAA; this is translated from the coding sequence ATGCCACGCACGACGACCCTCGAGCTGCACAAGGAAGAGATGAAGTTCTCGGCCGGGCACTTCACCATCTTCTCCGCGACGCACCGCGAGAACCTGCACGGCCACAACTTCACCGTCTTCGTCGCGCTGACGGGGGAGGTGACCGACAACGGCATGCTCTCCGACTACGGCCCGCTGAAGCGGACCATCATCGAGCGCTGCCACTCCTGGAACGAGACCTTCTTCCTCCCGGACCGCTCCCCCCACCTCAAGCTGGAGCGGAACGCCAAGGGCGATGTGCTCGCCCACTTCAACGGCGAGGAGCTCCGCTTCCTGGCCCGCGACGTGACGGTGCTCCCGGTGGCGAACGTGACGCTGGAGGAGCTGGCGCGCGTCTTCGGCGAGGAGCTGGTGGGAGATGGCTCCGCGATGCGCCGCGATGGTGTCCTGAAGCTGGTGGTGAAGTGTGCCTCCGGCCCCGGCCAGTGGTCCTCCTGGGAGTGGGAGGCGGCGTGA
- a CDS encoding SDR family NAD(P)-dependent oxidoreductase has product MKDWALITGASRGIGQAAAARFQKEGWSVLNLSRGESGVPGVVDLRVDLGSGDWEPRVEAALREHLGPSPRRVTLVHNAALYEHDDALALTAEHLRRVLEVNLVAPAVLNRLTRPYLREGSSILYVGSTLSEKAVRNNATYVTSKHALVGLMRATCQDLVGTGIHTVCVCPGFTDTELLREHLGDKPELRASIASKSTFGRLITPEEIAHVLYFCATTATVNGAVLHANLGQVET; this is encoded by the coding sequence GTGAAGGACTGGGCCCTCATCACTGGCGCCAGCCGAGGCATCGGACAAGCAGCGGCGGCGCGCTTCCAGAAAGAAGGTTGGAGCGTCCTGAACCTGTCGCGCGGCGAGAGCGGCGTGCCCGGCGTCGTGGACCTGCGCGTGGACCTGGGCTCCGGCGACTGGGAGCCTCGCGTGGAGGCCGCGCTGCGCGAGCACCTGGGGCCGTCTCCTCGCCGCGTCACGCTGGTGCACAACGCCGCGCTCTACGAGCACGACGACGCGCTCGCGCTCACGGCGGAGCACCTGCGCCGGGTGCTGGAGGTCAACCTCGTCGCGCCCGCGGTGCTCAACCGGCTGACGCGGCCCTACCTGCGCGAGGGCTCCTCCATCCTCTACGTGGGCTCCACGCTGTCGGAGAAGGCCGTGCGCAACAACGCCACCTACGTGACGTCCAAGCACGCGCTCGTCGGGCTGATGCGCGCCACCTGCCAGGACCTGGTGGGCACGGGCATCCACACCGTCTGCGTGTGCCCCGGCTTCACCGACACGGAGCTCCTGCGCGAGCACCTGGGCGACAAGCCCGAGCTCCGGGCCTCCATCGCCTCCAAGTCCACGTTCGGGCGACTCATCACTCCGGAGGAGATCGCCCACGTCCTCTACTTCTGCGCCACCACGGCCACGGTGAATGGCGCCGTGCTGCACGCCAACCTGGGCCAGGTGGAGACCTGA
- the queD gene encoding 6-carboxytetrahydropterin synthase QueD: MEPVSKKKVSLVTEISKEFTFEAAHRLPNVPPGHKCSRVHGHSYRIEITVRGPVDPHFGWIVDFSELNAAWQSLHAQLDHRLLNDVEGLENPTSELLAAWVYERLSFPNFPAARVVKLRVSETCTSQCTVYPAEG; this comes from the coding sequence ATGGAGCCCGTCTCGAAGAAGAAAGTCTCGCTGGTGACCGAAATCTCGAAGGAGTTCACCTTCGAGGCCGCGCATCGCCTCCCGAATGTCCCCCCCGGCCACAAGTGCTCGCGCGTCCACGGGCACAGCTACCGCATCGAAATCACCGTCCGGGGACCGGTGGACCCTCACTTCGGCTGGATTGTCGACTTCTCCGAGCTCAACGCCGCCTGGCAGTCGCTGCACGCGCAGCTGGACCACCGGCTGCTCAACGACGTGGAGGGGCTGGAGAACCCCACGAGCGAGCTGCTGGCGGCCTGGGTCTACGAGCGGCTGAGCTTCCCCAACTTCCCCGCCGCGCGCGTGGTGAAGCTGCGCGTGTCCGAGACGTGCACCTCGCAGTGCACCGTCTACCCGGCCGAGGGCTGA